A stretch of the Polyangiaceae bacterium genome encodes the following:
- a CDS encoding N-acetylmuramoyl-L-alanine amidase: MSKMTAQVAAINNDCAAASKDPLSAKKDCRKTKWVVVIDPGHGGTANVSGSYWNNAVGVVSDVYEKTMTQRFANILKPTIEARANAMAVDVEVVLTKSDENINLTAAERAQVVTDSKADFFIILHFNAFNRGAESFFLDITPGINGQKRNKPPHYNRQLYSSSDKLPRGPLLVKRADMPSGNGYTTSDAFGASVKSKVLAALKRLDSTSSFAPRHDQLAKGNNVPLLKQGLYGKHQFACCYLEGDFINVESGDRTWNPIEYAANIGEVRGDKVSVDAKGIGAAIGAASTAPFGASLGPLGLLATAAGGAAAGNAMGAAINALQDPPLLAKDEMYKAASEAITDAIFEVIARVILEQLSKDAQKLWKQVEDGWKKLSEPAKE, translated from the coding sequence ATGAGTAAAATGACAGCGCAAGTGGCTGCCATCAATAACGACTGCGCGGCGGCGTCCAAGGATCCGCTCTCAGCGAAGAAAGACTGCCGCAAAACGAAATGGGTCGTGGTCATCGATCCCGGTCATGGTGGCACCGCCAACGTCAGCGGGTCGTACTGGAACAATGCGGTTGGTGTGGTGAGTGATGTGTATGAAAAAACGATGACTCAACGGTTTGCGAATATCTTGAAACCCACCATTGAAGCGCGTGCCAATGCGATGGCCGTCGATGTCGAGGTTGTTCTGACCAAATCGGACGAGAATATAAATCTAACCGCTGCGGAGCGGGCGCAGGTAGTTACCGATTCGAAGGCGGACTTCTTCATTATTCTCCACTTCAATGCCTTCAACAGAGGTGCAGAATCGTTTTTTTTGGACATTACGCCAGGAATCAATGGCCAGAAACGCAACAAACCACCACACTACAACCGTCAACTGTACTCGAGCAGTGACAAACTGCCGCGCGGACCTCTGCTCGTGAAACGCGCAGACATGCCCAGCGGTAACGGTTACACTACCAGCGACGCTTTCGGGGCGTCTGTCAAGAGCAAGGTTTTGGCTGCACTCAAGAGACTCGACTCGACGAGCAGCTTTGCGCCGAGGCATGACCAATTGGCCAAAGGCAACAACGTGCCGCTCCTAAAACAAGGGCTATATGGGAAACATCAGTTTGCGTGCTGCTATCTGGAGGGCGATTTCATCAATGTCGAGTCGGGGGACCGGACCTGGAATCCCATAGAATATGCGGCGAATATCGGCGAAGTTCGTGGTGACAAGGTGTCGGTGGATGCGAAGGGAATAGGGGCCGCAATTGGTGCAGCCTCTACAGCGCCGTTTGGTGCATCGCTGGGACCACTTGGACTTCTTGCAACCGCTGCGGGAGGCGCGGCTGCTGGCAACGCCATGGGCGCCGCCATAAATGCACTCCAAGATCCACCCCTGCTCGCCAAAGATGAGATGTACAAAGCTGCATCCGAAGCGATCACCGATGCCATTTTCGAGGTCATCGCAAGAGTGATCCTGGAGCAACTTTCAAAAGACGCGCAAAAGCTTTGGAAGCAGGTGGAGGATGGGTGGAAGAAGCTCAGCGAGCCAGCGAAAGAGTGA
- a CDS encoding LysM peptidoglycan-binding domain-containing protein yields the protein MGHLVHEIAHGESLYGIAREYGIDIRDLQVQRGAKIFDLGTGNQSFDPKSLGPGDKVLVPDLTQVASRSEECGIQHEEGTSHE from the coding sequence ATGGGGCATCTGGTACATGAAATTGCGCATGGAGAGTCGCTTTATGGGATTGCGCGAGAATATGGCATCGACATTCGGGATCTTCAGGTGCAGCGTGGCGCAAAGATTTTTGATTTGGGTACTGGTAATCAGAGCTTTGATCCCAAGAGCTTGGGTCCTGGCGACAAGGTGCTCGTACCTGATTTGACACAAGTCGCAAGCCGCTCAGAAGAATGTGGAATACAACACGAGGAGGGAACGAGCCATGAGTAA
- a CDS encoding methyltransferase domain-containing protein: protein MQDSHHENQLVAEEAASNPLLAFLDRMERKPDVIARRRRSYELLRAERGSSVADIGCGAGTAIFELAELVSPGGSVFGVDINESLINVARARAARRGIHATMQVGDAESLPYADGSLHGYRAERLYQHLRQPEPALKEAHRVLAPGGRIVLVDQDWDSVLLDSNDLATTRSIARATAGGIANGAVGRQYHRLLKDAGFSNVHVVADTHVCTSYDEYGFFPELWAQLAEAMGLLTLEAANAWLSDQKTRGANGRFFLAMTHFLAVGHR from the coding sequence GAAGAGGCGGCATCGAATCCGCTTTTGGCATTCCTCGACCGCATGGAACGAAAGCCGGACGTCATTGCACGCAGGCGACGTTCGTACGAGCTCCTGCGCGCCGAACGAGGATCGAGCGTCGCGGACATTGGTTGTGGTGCGGGAACCGCCATATTCGAGCTTGCGGAGCTGGTTTCGCCGGGTGGTTCTGTTTTTGGGGTGGATATCAACGAAAGTTTGATCAACGTGGCACGCGCGCGCGCTGCCCGCAGGGGAATCCATGCCACGATGCAGGTGGGTGATGCGGAATCGTTACCCTATGCCGATGGCAGCCTACACGGATACCGTGCGGAGCGGCTTTATCAACATTTACGACAGCCGGAACCAGCATTGAAGGAAGCGCACCGAGTGCTTGCGCCGGGAGGGCGCATCGTGCTCGTGGACCAGGATTGGGACAGCGTGCTGCTCGATAGCAACGATCTCGCCACGACGCGCAGCATTGCGCGCGCCACGGCGGGGGGCATTGCAAATGGTGCAGTCGGGCGCCAATATCATCGATTGCTCAAGGACGCTGGTTTTTCGAATGTGCACGTCGTTGCGGACACGCACGTGTGCACGAGCTACGACGAATACGGATTTTTTCCAGAACTATGGGCTCAATTGGCGGAGGCCATGGGCTTGCTGACGTTGGAAGCCGCCAATGCGTGGTTGTCCGATCAGAAAACGCGAGGCGCCAACGGGCGGTTTTTCCTGGCGATGACCCATTTTCTCGCGGTGGGGCATCGGTGA